One genomic region from Nocardia vinacea encodes:
- the tig gene encoding trigger factor — MKSTVEQLSPTRVRINVEVPFEELKPDFDKAYKALANQVRIPGFRPGKAPAKLIEARLGRGAILEQVVNDVLPGRYSEAVTTSEVKVIGQPEIEITKIEDGQELAFTAEVDVRPEIALPAYDGIEVTVDSFSIGDEDIEEQLQSLRQRFGTLTGVERPVQDGDFVSIDLSATVDGEDVPEAATTGLSHEVGSGQLIEGLDEALIGLSVDESKEFTSTLVAGEHAGKEAVITATVRSVKERELPEADDDFAQLASEFDTLDELKEDLRNRVERVKKVEQAGQIRDKVLETLLEQVEVPLPEAVVQAEIDAVVHDAVHGFDHDEAKLAEALEAQGSSREEFDKDTKESAEKSVKTQLLLDAIAEADNTQVGQEELTERILFQAQRYGLSPEQFIQQVQQAGQLGAVFADVRRGKALAGVVGKVKVTDSDGNSVDTAEMFGAPEGSEPDGTDETAAASAE; from the coding sequence GTGAAGAGCACCGTCGAGCAGCTGAGCCCGACCCGGGTCCGGATCAACGTCGAGGTGCCTTTCGAGGAGCTGAAGCCGGACTTCGACAAGGCCTACAAGGCGCTGGCCAACCAGGTCCGCATCCCCGGCTTCCGTCCGGGCAAGGCCCCGGCCAAGCTGATCGAGGCCCGCCTGGGCCGCGGCGCGATCCTCGAGCAGGTCGTCAACGACGTGCTGCCCGGCCGCTACAGCGAGGCCGTCACCACCTCCGAGGTCAAGGTCATCGGCCAGCCCGAGATCGAGATCACCAAGATCGAGGACGGCCAGGAGCTGGCGTTCACGGCCGAGGTCGACGTGCGCCCGGAGATCGCCCTGCCCGCCTACGACGGCATCGAGGTGACCGTCGACTCGTTCAGCATCGGTGACGAGGACATCGAGGAGCAGCTGCAGTCCCTGCGCCAGCGCTTCGGCACCCTGACCGGTGTCGAGCGTCCGGTCCAGGACGGCGACTTCGTCTCCATCGATCTCTCGGCCACCGTCGACGGCGAGGACGTGCCGGAGGCGGCCACCACCGGCCTGTCCCACGAGGTCGGCTCCGGCCAGCTGATCGAGGGCCTGGACGAGGCGCTCATCGGCCTTTCGGTCGACGAGTCCAAGGAGTTCACCTCGACCCTGGTCGCCGGTGAGCACGCGGGCAAGGAAGCGGTCATCACCGCCACCGTGCGCTCGGTCAAGGAGCGCGAGCTGCCCGAGGCCGATGACGACTTCGCCCAGCTGGCCAGCGAATTCGACACCCTCGACGAGCTGAAGGAAGACCTGCGCAACCGGGTCGAGCGCGTCAAGAAGGTCGAGCAGGCCGGTCAGATCCGCGACAAGGTGCTCGAGACCCTGCTCGAGCAGGTCGAGGTGCCGCTGCCGGAGGCGGTCGTGCAGGCCGAGATCGACGCCGTGGTGCACGATGCGGTGCACGGCTTCGACCACGACGAGGCCAAGCTCGCCGAGGCGCTCGAGGCCCAGGGCTCCAGCCGCGAGGAATTCGACAAGGACACCAAGGAGTCCGCCGAGAAGTCGGTGAAGACCCAGCTGCTGCTGGATGCCATCGCCGAGGCGGACAACACCCAGGTCGGCCAGGAGGAGCTCACCGAGCGGATCCTGTTCCAGGCGCAGCGCTACGGCCTCTCGCCCGAGCAGTTCATCCAGCAGGTGCAGCAGGCGGGCCAGCTCGGCGCGGTCTTCGCGGACGTGCGTCGCGGTAAGGCGCTGGCCGGTGTGGTCGGCAAGGTGAAGGTCACCGACTCCGACGGCAACAGCGTGGACACCGCCGAAATGTTCGGTGCCCCTGAGGGTTCCGAGCCGGACGGCACCGACGAGACCGCCGCCGCGAGCGCCGAATAA
- a CDS encoding ATP-dependent Clp protease proteolytic subunit gives MNKAGVVMTSATAGLNLSDSVYERLLRERIIFLGTQVDDDIANKLCAQILLLSAEDPTRDISLYINSPGGSVTAGMAIYDTMQFAECDIATFGMGLAASMGQFLLTAGTKGKRSALPHARIMMHQPSAGIGGSAADIAIMAEQFAHTKRELNELQALHTGKSIEQVTVDADRDRWFTATQALEYGFIDRVITHAAQANGAGD, from the coding sequence ATGAACAAGGCAGGGGTCGTCATGACATCCGCGACTGCTGGTCTGAACCTCAGTGATTCGGTGTACGAGCGCCTGCTGCGTGAGCGCATCATCTTCCTCGGCACTCAGGTCGACGACGACATCGCCAACAAACTGTGCGCGCAGATCCTGTTGCTCTCGGCGGAGGACCCCACCCGCGACATCTCGCTCTACATCAACTCGCCCGGTGGTTCGGTGACCGCGGGTATGGCCATCTACGACACCATGCAGTTCGCCGAGTGCGATATCGCCACCTTCGGGATGGGTCTGGCCGCGTCGATGGGCCAGTTCCTGCTCACCGCGGGCACCAAGGGCAAGCGCAGCGCGCTGCCGCACGCGCGGATCATGATGCACCAGCCCTCGGCCGGCATCGGAGGTTCCGCGGCCGATATCGCGATCATGGCCGAGCAGTTCGCGCACACCAAGCGCGAGCTCAACGAGCTGCAGGCGCTGCACACCGGCAAGTCGATCGAGCAGGTCACCGTCGACGCCGACCGTGACCGCTGGTTCACCGCGACGCAGGCCCTCGAGTACGGCTTCATCGACCGTGTGATCACCCACGCGGCGCAGGCGAACGGCGCGGGCGATTAG
- a CDS encoding ATP-dependent Clp protease proteolytic subunit, with the protein MANLFDPRAGLGGTAPASPQSRYILPSFIEHSSFGVKESNPYNKLFEERIIFLGVQVDDASANDIMAQLLVLESLDPDRDITMYINSPGGSFTSLMAIYDTMQYVRADVATVCLGQAASAAAVLLAAGTPGKRACLPNARVLIHQPSLEGGIQGQVSDLEIQAAEIERMRRLMETTLARHTGKDADTIRKDTDRDKILTAEAAKEYGIIDTVFDYRKLSAQK; encoded by the coding sequence ATGGCCAATCTGTTCGACCCGCGCGCCGGCCTCGGCGGAACCGCCCCGGCTAGCCCGCAGTCGCGCTACATCCTGCCCTCGTTCATCGAGCACTCGAGCTTCGGTGTCAAGGAGTCCAACCCGTACAACAAGCTGTTCGAGGAGCGCATCATCTTCCTCGGCGTGCAGGTCGACGACGCCTCGGCCAACGACATCATGGCGCAGCTGCTGGTGCTGGAGTCGCTGGATCCCGATCGTGACATCACCATGTACATCAACTCGCCCGGTGGTTCGTTCACCTCGCTGATGGCGATCTACGACACCATGCAGTACGTGCGTGCCGATGTGGCCACCGTCTGCCTGGGTCAGGCCGCTTCCGCCGCGGCCGTGCTGCTCGCCGCCGGTACCCCCGGCAAGCGCGCCTGCCTGCCCAACGCCCGCGTGCTGATCCACCAGCCGTCGCTGGAGGGTGGCATCCAGGGGCAGGTTTCGGACCTGGAGATCCAGGCCGCCGAGATCGAGCGCATGCGTCGCCTGATGGAGACCACGCTGGCGCGCCACACCGGTAAGGATGCGGACACCATCCGCAAGGACACCGACCGCGACAAGATCCTGACGGCCGAGGCCGCCAAGGAATACGGGATCATCGACACGGTCTTCGATTACCGCAAGCTCA